GACCTCGAGGGGCTTGACCCGCCCCTCCACGTCCGTCTCGGAAAGGACCTCAACATAGTGCTTCCTCCTGTCGATTATGCCGTCCACAAGGGCTCACCTCACGCAAAGTACGAGACGGGATGGGTAAAGTGATCGCGCTCGGGGTCGAGGTCAGAGAGCCGTGGATCGAGCAGCTCCGACGCACGCCTAACCGCATGGTTGCCGAAGCGGTGTCTGAGCTCGTCCATCGACTCGTCGAGCGCACGCTGCCGCAGGCGCCTCTCCTCCACACCCTCGATGTCAAGCTGCACGGGACGCATCGCAGGAACCAGGTTCGATGCTCGAACCCCGATTGCGCGGATCTTCTCGTACCTGAAGTCCCAGTCCGACACGAGGAGGCTCGCGGCGAGGGAGCATATCTCGGTCGTGATGTTGCTGGGACGGTCGAGCCGAGCCTGGTGGCTGTGGCAGGCAAGCGTGCGGAAGTCGCGGCCCGTTGCCGATACGGTGCGCGCCATGAGACCAAGCTGCCTGAGCCTCTGGGAAACGGACTCGCCCATGAGCCAGACCACCTGTCTGGCCGTGCGCGCGTCCTCCACGTCGAAAGGGCAGGTTATGCCGTTGCCCACGCTCTTCACCTCCCGCTCCGTGTCCGTAATGGCAAGGTCGAGCGGCCGGACGGGACTCGCGTCTCTGCCTTGGGCGAAGGCCTGGACGACGAGGCCGGGCTTGCCGAGCGCTCGTCTGACGAAGGCGGGGTCCGCACGGGCAAGCTGGCCTATGGTCCAGATGCCAAAGTGGTTGAGCTTGTGCTCCGTGGCAGGCCCCACGTAGAGGAGGTCTCCCACCGGAGCCTTCCACACGAGGTCGCAGGCGTTGTCCGGAAGCACCTCCATGTAGCCGTCCGGCTTGTCGTGGTCGCTTCCGAACTTGGCGAAGATCTTGTTCCACGAGTACCCGATGGAGCACGTTATGCCAAGCTCATGCTTTATGCGGTTGGAGATGGAGGCCGCAACGGAGCGGACGTCGCCTCCCCACAGGTGGATGGAGCCCGTGAGGTCGAGCCACGCCTCATCGGGACCAAAGGGCTCCACGAGGTCCGTATAGTTGTAGTAGATGCGACGTGCCGCGTTCGAGTAGCGACGGTAGAGCTCGTAGCGCGGCGGGACGATCACCGCGTCCGGGCAGGCCTGGCGCGCCTGCCAGAGCGCCATGGCCGTCTTGACGCCGCGACGCTTGGCCTCGTAGCTCGCTGTCAGCACGATGCCGTGCCTGAGCTCCTCGTTTCCGCCCACGACAAGCGGGCGACCCCTGAGCTCCGGCCGTTCCGCCTGCTCGACGCTCGCATAGAAGGCGTTCATGTCACAGTGCAGGATCTTGCGCGACGTGTCCACCGTTCCCCCTCCGACAACATCCATTTAAGAACATCTGTTCGTAGTTTGGAAGGGCCAGTGGACATTAATTCCGCCATTGCGCGTCCGCGGGCCTTCAGGACAAGACGCGGAGCAGTCCAGGCACAGGTAGGCGCGTTCGCGTGGATAAATAGAACACTTGTGCTGTTTTTGTCGAGAAGGACGTGGCGTCCGGAACACGAAGAACCCCGCGGACGAAGGGGCTCGCGGGGTTGCATCTCTACTCTGAGGACGGCTTGGGACCGTTGTCGGAGGGCCTTGCGGAGGAGTCTCCGCCCGGCTTGCCTCCGCCGCGATGGCGACGGCGGCGCTTGGGCTTGTCAGAGCCCTCGGCCGATGACGGGGACGTGCCCTTCGCGCGAGGCGGGCGCTGACTGCCGGCACCGTCGCCGGGCTGCTGGCCGCCGCGGTCGCCAGGGTGACGGCGGCGCTTGCCGCCCTCAGGCCTTGGCGCCCCTCCCCTCTGCCTCTGGGGACGAGCCTGGCCGTCCGCACGAGACTGCGTCCTCCCGTCCTGGGAGGGGGCGTCGCCCTCGGCCGTGCGGTGGTGACGACGGCGATGCATGCCGCCCGAGCGGGTCGGGGGCTGGGAGGCCGCGTCCTTCTCGCCCTGGCGACGCTCGTTCTTCGGAGTGCGGTCCTGGGGCTGTGCCTCTCCCTCCGCCGACTTCTTGCGGCGGCGACGGCGCGGCGCCTTGTCGGCGGAGGCGCCGTCAGCGGAGGCCTCCGGCGCGGACTTCGCGTGCTTGGGACGCGGACGCTGGGCGGCATCGGCCGCGGGGTCCTGCGCCTGTCCGCCGGAGCGGCGGCGCCTGCGCGGGCGCGACTCGACGAAGATGTCGGAGTCGTCGTAGGTCTCCGCGGGGGCGACGCCGTTCTTGCGGTCGAGCTCGGCCAGGGCCATCTGCACCTCGGGGGACTGCAGCTTCTCCAGCGCGGAGCGGGTCACGGTGTCGGGGCGGCAGGCGCAGCCCAGCTCCTCGCTCTTCTTGTGCGCGGCCGGTGACGCCTCCATGTCCGCAAGGGCGACGCGGACCTGCTTGCCGTTCTCAAGGCGCAGGCAGAGCTGCTCCTTCGGGGTGTCGTACTCCACGATCTTCGCCTTGCCCAGGGGCGTGTCGATCACGGCGTTGCGCTTGGGCGCGCGGCTCTTGAAGTCGCGGTACGCCTCGAACTCGTAGCGCAGGCAGCACATGAGCCGTCCGCACGCGCCGGAGATCTTGGACGAGTTGAGGGGCAGGTCCTGCTCCTTTGCCATGCGGATCGAGACCGGCTCGAAGCGCCTGCCAAAGCGCGTGCAGCACAGCTCCTGGCCGCAGTGGCCAAAGCCGCCCACGATGGCGGCCTCCTCGCGTACGCCTATCTGGCGCATGTCCACGCGCTCGTGCAGCTCGCGCGAGAGGTCGCGCACCAGCTGGCGGAAGTCTACGCGGTCCTCCGCCGAGAAGTAGCACACGACCTTGCCGCCGCCAAACAGGTACTCGACGCCCACGGGCTTCATGTCGAGACCGGACTCGTGCGCAAGCCTGCTGAACGTGGGGAAGGCCTCGTCCCCGCGCTGCGCCAGCATGTCCGCGCGCGCGAGGTCCTGGTCGGTCGCGACGCGCACCACGGGCTGGAGCCTGCCGGCCTCGCCAATAACCTCGCGCAGGCGCTCTGGGGTGACCTCCTGCGCATCCATGGTCGCAAGGCCGATCTCCTGGCCGCGCTCCGTGGTGCAGATGACGTGGTCGCCCTCCTGGGCGCCGGTCCTTCCCGGATCAAACCACAGGTCGTGGGCCGCATATTTGAACTTCACCGCTAGTACGGTGGGCATGAGAGTGCCTCCTTCACGCCAAGCAGCATGACCTCGATGGCCAGCTGGGGTGTCACGTTATGGGATATGTCGTCCGCGGCGCGGCTGGTTGCAGCAAGCGCGCGCACGACCCCCTCGGTGGTGGTGCCGGCGGCAAGCCGGTCCACGATGTCGGCGGCGTCCTCGTTCACGATGGGCTCGCCGACGCCCTCGCAGCGCAGCAGCACGTCCCTCAGGAGCGAGTCCGCCGCGGCGATCGTCTCCATCATACCCGAACGCTCGCGCGCGGTGAGCTCGCGCTTGTTGGAGTCCTCCACCTGACGCATGGCCGCCTTGCCAAGGTAGTCCGCGCTCTCGCCCAGCGCCGCCTCCTGCTCACTCTTCACGTCCGCAAGCGGCGCACGGGCCGCCTCCACGATCCGCCGGGCGGACGTCAGCACGTCCCACGAGTCGTCGCGCGCAAGCTCGCCTAGCGTGCGCACCACCAGGCGACGCGCCTCGCGCCGGCCCGAGGACGCCAGAAACTGCGCCGCCGCCTCCGGCGTGTGGGTCACGGCCAGTGCGATGCGCGCCTCCGCCCCGCCGATGCCGCTCATGAGCTCCACCGCGTGCTCCGCCGCGCCCGGGCTCACGATCTGGAACGGAATCTGCTGGCAGCGCGAGACGATGGTTGGCAGAACGGACGCCGCCGAGCGCGCAATGAGGATGAACATGACGCCGTCGGGCGGCTCCTCGAGGGTCTTGAGCAGCGCGTTTGCCGCGGCTCCGCGCAGGAGCCCCGCGTTGTCCAGAATGTAGACCTTGCCAGCCGCGCGGATGGGCGCGAGCGCCACGTCCGCGATGAGCTCGCGGATCTGCCCCACGAGGTAGCCCGTCACGCTCTGCGGACTCAGGTAGTGCACGTCCGGGTGCGTGCGGTGCGCCACGCGGATGCACTCGTCGCACGTGCCGTCGCCCCCGTTGGGGCAGACGCGCGCCTGGGCCACGGCATACGCAGCCTCGAGCATGCCCGAGCCCGGCGCGCCCAGAAACAGGTACGCGTGACTCAGCCTGCCCTCGTCTATCGCCGCGGCGAGAAACTCCTGCACCCTCGGCTGCTGGGCAAGTCCCGCCAGCACCTTCGGCACGGCCGGTGCGCCCGGTCTTGCGGGGCCGCTACTCATGCGCGACCCCCGCATCCCCGCACCGGCACGGCACAACCACGTCCCGAAGCGCCGCATCCACGCGCCCCGCGACGTCCTCGACCGAGCCGACGGCGTCCACCACGCGCACGCGCGCGGGCTCCGCCTTCGCAAGCCGCAGGTACGCCGCGCGCACGCGCTCCTGAAAGCGCATGCCCTCCTGCTCCAGGCGGTCCGCCCCTCCGGCCGTGGCGCGCGCAAGGGCGTCCTCGCAGCCAAGGTCCAGCACCAAGGTGCGATCCGGCAGCACGCCGCACGAGCCAAGCTCGTTGCAGCGCGAGACGAGCGACGCATCGAGCCCGCGTCCTCCCGCCTGATAGGCGTACGTGGAGTCCAGGTAGCGGTCGCACACCACGACGGCCCCGCGCGCGAGCGCCGGCGCGACCACCTCGCGCACCAGCTGCGCGCGGCTGGCCTCGTACAGCAGCAGCTCGCACTCGTCTGCCATGGCCCCGTTCTGGGGGTCAAGCAGAATCTTCCTGATCTTCTCGCCTATGGCGGTGCCTCCCGGCTCGCGCAGGCGCACCACCTCGTGCCCCGCCGCCTCCAGGCGATCGGCCAGAAGCGTCGCCTGCGTGGACTTTCCGCAGCCGTCGATTCCCTCGAGCGAGATGAACGTGCCGCGCCGACCTGCGGGCGCAGCCATGGTCCGGACGTCAGCCATGCTCCGCACCCCTAGTCCTCGGAGTCCGCGGCGGTCGTCTTCTTAGCAGGCGCCTTCCTCGCGGTGGACTTCTTCGCCGTGGACTTCTTCGCGGTAGTCTTCCTGGCGGCAGTCTTCTTCGCGGTCGCCTTCTTCGCGCCAGAGCGCTTCGTACCGCGCGCGGCCTTCGACTCCTCCTTCTTCTTCCTGCCGGGGCAGTCCATGTTCACGCAGATGCGCCACGGGCCGCGCTGCGTCACCACCTCCACGATGGGGGCGCCGCACTCCGGGCACACCTCGCCCGTCGCGTGTAGCTCGCCGCGCTGGGGCAGCGGGTAGCTCGTGCCGCACTCCTCGTAGTTGGTGCAACGTATGAAGCGCTTGCCGGTGCGCTCGCTCTTGTGGGCCACCAGGTCGCCGTGACGGCCGGCCGCGGCGCACGCCGCGCACTCGCCCACCACCACGTCCGGCTCGCGGTTCGTGGGGCACGCCGGGTTCACGCAGATCTCGTACGCGCGCTGGCGGAACGGCTGCACCTTTACGCGCGGGGCGTGGCACACGGGGCACACGCCCTTCTCGCCCTCTATGGCCTGCACGCGGCCCTTGGGCACCGGGTACGTCACGTCGCAGTCCGGCCAGCCCATGCAGCCTATGAAGCTAGAGTGGTTCTTCGCGGAGGTCTTCATGACGAGGTCCTTGCCGCACTTGGGACAGACGCCCACCTTCGCGTCGGCCGTGACCGCGTCCGCGATAGCCTCGCCCAGATCGTCCTTGTGCTCGATGAGCGGCCCCACCATGCTCGCCAGAAGCGCG
This sequence is a window from Parafannyhessea umbonata. Protein-coding genes within it:
- the tmk gene encoding dTMP kinase, producing MADVRTMAAPAGRRGTFISLEGIDGCGKSTQATLLADRLEAAGHEVVRLREPGGTAIGEKIRKILLDPQNGAMADECELLLYEASRAQLVREVVAPALARGAVVVCDRYLDSTYAYQAGGRGLDASLVSRCNELGSCGVLPDRTLVLDLGCEDALARATAGGADRLEQEGMRFQERVRAAYLRLAKAEPARVRVVDAVGSVEDVAGRVDAALRDVVVPCRCGDAGVAHE
- a CDS encoding ATP-binding protein; the protein is MSSGPARPGAPAVPKVLAGLAQQPRVQEFLAAAIDEGRLSHAYLFLGAPGSGMLEAAYAVAQARVCPNGGDGTCDECIRVAHRTHPDVHYLSPQSVTGYLVGQIRELIADVALAPIRAAGKVYILDNAGLLRGAAANALLKTLEEPPDGVMFILIARSAASVLPTIVSRCQQIPFQIVSPGAAEHAVELMSGIGGAEARIALAVTHTPEAAAQFLASSGRREARRLVVRTLGELARDDSWDVLTSARRIVEAARAPLADVKSEQEAALGESADYLGKAAMRQVEDSNKRELTARERSGMMETIAAADSLLRDVLLRCEGVGEPIVNEDAADIVDRLAAGTTTEGVVRALAATSRAADDISHNVTPQLAIEVMLLGVKEALSCPPY
- the ricT gene encoding regulatory iron-sulfur-containing complex subunit RicT, translating into MPTVLAVKFKYAAHDLWFDPGRTGAQEGDHVICTTERGQEIGLATMDAQEVTPERLREVIGEAGRLQPVVRVATDQDLARADMLAQRGDEAFPTFSRLAHESGLDMKPVGVEYLFGGGKVVCYFSAEDRVDFRQLVRDLSRELHERVDMRQIGVREEAAIVGGFGHCGQELCCTRFGRRFEPVSIRMAKEQDLPLNSSKISGACGRLMCCLRYEFEAYRDFKSRAPKRNAVIDTPLGKAKIVEYDTPKEQLCLRLENGKQVRVALADMEASPAAHKKSEELGCACRPDTVTRSALEKLQSPEVQMALAELDRKNGVAPAETYDDSDIFVESRPRRRRRSGGQAQDPAADAAQRPRPKHAKSAPEASADGASADKAPRRRRRKKSAEGEAQPQDRTPKNERRQGEKDAASQPPTRSGGMHRRRHHRTAEGDAPSQDGRTQSRADGQARPQRQRGGAPRPEGGKRRRHPGDRGGQQPGDGAGSQRPPRAKGTSPSSAEGSDKPKRRRRHRGGGKPGGDSSARPSDNGPKPSSE